Part of the Rhodopirellula islandica genome is shown below.
TTCCGCCCCGAGCTAAGGAAGTCGGCCCCATCCGGGGCGAAGAATGTCGCCGCGCGATCCTCCGGGTCCCGTTCCCGTGTGATGGGCTTTCTAGCCGAGCGTTTTCCAAGCCCGTCGAGATGGACACCCGACCCGGATCGGGTTTCCAAAAGACAACGCCCAACGCATACGCTTGGAGCTACTTCCCGAGAATGGCGTCGCGGAGGGTTGGTCGCCATTCGTCTTTTTGAGGATCGTAGATTCCGAACCCGGAGTAGAACTCCCAGTAGGCGATTCCGATTCGCCGCTCGATCGCTTCATCGGCGACGAAACGAGTCCATTGGTTTCGCGAATCGATGTCGGCTTCTTGGTAGGCACCGAATTCACCGAGATAGATCGGGATTTCGTTTTCAACGCTCCATCGCAAGGCTCGATCGAGATCGTTGCGAACGGCCTTTTGTTGCTCAGGGGTTCCGGTCCAGGTGGTGCCCTTCCATTGCTTGGATTCATCGCCCAACCAACTGGCACCTTGGTGCGTGAATTGAAACGGCGAGTAGTAATGGAAGGTCGCGACCAAGTTGTCACGATCTTCGGGGAGCTTGAGGAACTGCAACGCTTCAATGGAATTGAAGTTGGCTGGTCCAACCACGATCGTTCGCTGGGGGTGTTGCTCACGGATGATCGGCAACGAATCCGCCATCAGGCGATTCCATCGGCCCGCGTCCAAGTTTTCGTGAGGCTCGTTGAGGACTTCGAATACCAGGTCATCCGGTGCGCCTGCAAATTCGTCCGCGATTTGACGCCACAATGCGAGGAATCGATCGTGATGTTGTTCAGGGTCGGCGTACAAGCCCTCGTAGTGATGAATGTTGATCATCACTTTCAGATCCCGGCGAAGTGCTTCGTCGACCACCCAGCGAACACGCTGCATGAACTGGGGATCGATCGTGTACGGCGAAGTGTTCGAAGCGTGTGTCGACCAGCGAACTGGTACACGAACGGAATCGAATCCAGCCTGTTGAATCTGATCCAAGTGTTTGGCTTCCAAGCGTGGTCCCCAGTCGCCTTCACGGGGAGCTTCCAAGGTGTTGCCAATGTTGACCCCGCGACCGAAGAAGGGCGTTTGGGCTCGGAAGAATTCAGTTGTTTTGAGTTGTTCCAGCAAACGAGACTCGCTGACTGCGCGAATGCGTTGGATCACGATCGAGCTTTCCTGATCAGGTTTCTCGATCATGACCGACACCGACTGAATTTTTGCCGCGTCAAACACCACGTCGGTTTGACCATGCCAGCTACCAAACGCGACTCGAATCACTCCCGACGAGTTTGCGGGCACCGTTGCCGCTGCGGCACTGCTGCCGTCGCGACCTTGGGATCTCGGGTTGCGAGTCGACAACACAACCTTGACCGGTTGGTCCCCTGGATTGAAGACATCGGCTTCCAATGCATCAAAGGTGTTCAAACGAAGTGGTGTGTTGGTGACATTGAACTGCACGTTTGGGTACCCGTTGCTGGGCGGAACCGTCAACTGCACCGCCCCATTGGGAGAACGTTCGATCTGGGCATTTTGAGAGGTGATGTGGATGTTTGTCTGTGGATTCTCGCCAAACAAAATCATTTCGCCGTCCGTGGCCATTTCATCGTCGGAGGATTGTGCGGTGAGATTGGTCGAGCTGGACCCGATCAACCCTGCTGCGAAAAGAACCATGACCGGGAGCCATTGGGGCAGACGAAAACCAACACCAGGTGTGCGAACGGACATTTCTAACTCGAGGGGAGATCGTGGGGATGAGTGCCGAGGTTCTGATACCTCTGCCAGCAATCATATCCCATCCGAAGGCAAAACGAAGACGCACCAATCGCAGCCCAAATGGAGCGTCGTGTTCAGCTACAATGGCTGAGTTCGTCGGAGGACGACCCCCGCCCCATCTGATCCGCCCACTGATCGTCCCCACCATCGATCATCGGCTCCCGATCCAGCCCTGGAACCGCAGCCATGTTGAATCTGACTTCGCGAGCCAAGACGCACACTTGCAACGGGACGACCCGTCGCGATTTTTTACAGGTCGGGACGCTTGGTGCGTTGGGGTTTGGCCTGCCGCAATTGCTGGCGGCGGAAGCAGCCGGGGCGGCTGGCAAGAACACCGATCGAAAATCTTGCATCATGATTTTCAATTTGGGTGCCCCCAGTCAAATGGACACCTTTGACCCCAAGCCGAACGCACCCGCGGAAGTCCGCGGTCCGTTTCAAACCATCGCGACTCGCGGGGAGTTTGAGCTGACGGAGATTCTCCCCAAGCACGCCGAGATCGCGGACAAGTTCTCGATTGTTCGCTCGTGTTACCACACGGCCGCCGCGGTTCACGATGCAGGATGGCAGATGCTGCAAACCGGTCGTCAATTCACGGGCGGTGTGAACTACCCACATGCTGGCGCGGTGGTGGAGTACCTGCAGGGACGCCGAACGGACTTGCCCGCTCATGTGGTGTTGCCAGAAACGATGGGTCGCGGCGGTGGGAACCTGCCCAACGGACAAGCCGGCGGTTTCCTCGGCAAGGCCTACGATCCGTTTGCGTTGATGGCGGACCCGAGCACGGCGAACTTCAAGGTTCCTGATTTGTTGCCACCGGCGTCGCTTCCCGACGTTCGCATTGATCGACGCCGACGCATGCGGGATTCCATCGAGAGCCACATGGCCCGATTCGAAGCCACTGAATCGGCGAAGCTGTTCGATGCCAACTTCGAAGCTGCCTACCGGATGATGAACAGCCCGGAAGCTCGGATGGCGTTCGACCTTTCCAAAGAACCCACCGCGGTTCGTGAACGCTATGGCATGAATCGCTTCGGCCAATGTTGTTTGCTCGCGCGTCGTTTGATCGAAGCCGGGGTGCGGTTCGTCACCATCAACACATTCTTGACCGTCTTCAACGAAGTCACCTGGGACATTCACGGCAGCAAGCCGTTCACGACCATCGAAGGCATGAAGAACATCGTGGCACCGATGTACGACCAAGCCTACTCGGCGTTGATCACGGATCTGCACGACCGCGGGTTGCTGGAAGACACGATGGTTTGCGGACTGGCCGAATTCGGACGCACGCCCAAAGTCAATCCGGCGGGCGGTCGAGACCACTGGCCGCAGTGTTTCTCGTGCACCTTTGCCGGCGGTGGGGTGGTCGGCGGACGAGCGGTCGGCAAATCCGATCCCGTCGGAGGCGTGCCCGCAGACCGTCCGACGAATCCAGGTGAGATCATCGCGACGATTTTCAAAGCCATGGATTTGGACCTGCACGCGGAGTTGCCGGGGCCCGGTGGCCGCCCGTTCCCTCTGGTCGACTTTGGCGTCCGTGAAATCAAGGAGTTGTTCGCGTGAGAAATTCAATCTTCAAGCCGATTCTTTGGTCAGTCGCGTTCTTGGCAGTGAGTTCCGGCATCGTCTCCCATGCCATTGCTGAAACGGCTGAGTCATCGATCGTGTGGTTGCCTCCGCAAATCAATCTGTCACACGCGGGTGATCTCCAGCGTGTCTCGCTGGCGGAGTCGAACGATGGCAATGCGGGAGCAGTGATCGATGACGTCGTCGTTGAGTCGTCGGGTCCAAACATCGTGCAAGTGATTGGGCAAACATTGCACGCGGTTTCCGATGGGACGGTGCAGGTGACAGCCACCACGAAGACCGGTGAAACCACCTCGATCGAGGTGAACGTCAGCGGCACCGGCAAGCCCCATCCGTGGAGCTTTCGCAACGATGTCCAGAGCGTGCTCGCGAAACAGGGTTGCAACATGGGCGCGTGCCATGGTGCTTTGGCTGGCAAAGGAGGTTTTGTCTTATCGCTGCGAGGGTACGACAGCGACGCCGATTTTCGTTCGATCACTCGGCAGGCCCGCGGGCGTCGAATCGAAATGGCGGATCCGGGCCGCAGTTTGCTGCTCGCGAAACCGACCGGTGCATTGCCACACAAAGGCGGTCTGCGTTTGGACACGGATTCGCGAGACTACGAGATTCTGGCTCAATGGATCGCAAGTGGGGCTGCGGCTCCCGCAGACGAAGATGCGTTGATCGAGCGGATCACGGTGACACCGGAAAATGCGAAGCTGGGTCTCGGCGATCGCTCGCAGGTCTTGGTGACCGCTCACTACAGCAATGGTGGTTCACGCGACGTGACGCATTGGGCACAGTTCACGGCCACGGACGAAGCCGTTGCGGGAGTCGACGAAAACGGTCGCGTTCAAATCAACGGCAGTGGTGAAGCCGCGGTGTTGGTTTGGTATGCCAGCAAAGTTGCTCTGGCTCGGATGACGGTCCCGTATCCGAATCAAGTCGAAACGCGTGTGTACGCGTCCGCACCGCGTCGCAATTTCATTGATAAACTGAACCTGCAGCAGCTTGAAACCTTGCAATTGCCGCCTTCGGATCGGTGTGACGACGCAAGCTTTCTTCGACGCGCGACACTGGACACGATTGGACGCCTGCCCACTCAGTCCGAACGCACTCACTACTTCTCTTTGCCGGAGCACCAGCGTCGTGACGCCCTGATCGATCAGCTCTTGGCTGCCGAGTCGTTCACGGACTATTGGTCGTACAAGTGGTCCGATGTGTTGGTCATCAACGGCAACAAACTGCGTCCCGTCGCGGTCAAGTCCTACTACGACTGGCTTCACGAGAGCGTCCGCACCAACAAGCCCTGGGACGTGCTGGTTCGAGAAATCTTGACTTCCACCGGCAGCAGTGCCACCAACGGAGCCACCAACTTTTTCGCGGTCAACCAAACGCCCGAGGAGATGACCGAAAGTGCGTGCCAGTCGTTCCTCGGACTCTCCATTGGATGTGCCAAGTGCCACAACCATCCACTTGAAAAATGGACCAACGACCAGTACTACGCGATGGCGAATCTGTTCTCGCGAGTGCGAGCAAAGGGCTGGGGCGGCGACTCTCGCAATGGCGATGGGCTGCGGCAATTGTACGTTTCAACCTCGGGGGAATTGGTTCAACCCAACCTCGGCAAGGCTCAACCGCCGGCCCCGCTGGATTCGGAGCCGATGGCATTTGATGACCCTCGCGACCGAAGGGAAGTTTTGGCGGAGTGGTTGACGGAACCGTCCAACCCATACTTCGCTCGCTCGATCACCAATCGCATTTGGGCCAACTACTTTGGGCGAGGTTTGGTCGAGCAGGTCGACGATCTCAGGCTCAGCAATCCGGCCAGCAACGAAACACTGCTGGACGCCGCCTCACAGCATTTGATCGATGCCCGGTTTGATCTCAAGACGTTGATGAGGACGATTCTGCAGAGCGAAACCTATCAACGCAGCAGTTTAAGCGTTGCGGGAAATCGGGAGGATCCAATGTATCTCAGCCACTATGCACCGCGACGTTTGATGGCGGAAGTCTTGCTGGATTCGATGGACCAAGTCCTGGGAACGTCGACCTCGTTCACCGAGATCGCTTTCGCAGGAGCCGACAAGCAGAAGACGGAGTTTTACCAGGCGGGAACGCGAGCGATTGAGCTCTATGATTCAGCCGTGGATTCGTACTTTCTGAAGACGTTTGGCCGCAACCCTCGCGAAATTGTTTGTGAGTGCGAGCGGGATGCCGAGCCGTCGATGGTTCAGGTGTTGCATCTCTCCAATGGCGAAACCCTGAATCCAAAGTTGAACGATCCAGCGAGTCTGCCAAGTCTCGCGGCGACCGAAAGCTGGGGCCGTGACGAATACCTGGACACGCTTTTCCGACGGGCTTTGTCGCGAGTGCCAACCGCGGCGGAACGTCGATCTTTGGTGTCCGTCATGGAGGAATACGGTGACGACCAAATCACTGCGATGCGAGACGTCGCCTGGAGCGTGTTGACCAGCGTTGAGTTCACTTACAACCACTGAGGCAATTTGATGATGCGAATATTCTGCCTCCCATTGGTGTTGGCCTTTTGCTGCTGTCCGGGAAGATCCTTGGCGGTTGATTTCGCCGAAGACGTGGCTCCGATCTTGCAAACGTATTGCGTCGGCTGTCACGCCGAGGATGACGCGCAAGGCGGATTGGCAATGGACACGCATGCCTCGTTGATGAACGGCGGTGAATCAGGGTTGGCACTCACGCCTGGGGTGGCCTCCAGCAGCCGGATGTTTCTGATGGCGTCGGGTAAGCTGGAACCGGTCATGCCGCCCGATGACATGGAAGGTCCGAGCGAAGAGGAATTGGCGATTCTTGCCGAGTGGATTGAAAACGGCGCCGAGGGGCCTGAGGGCGAGATGCCAATTCGGCGTGCTTTGAAGACGCCGAAGATTGCAACTGCCAGTCATGTTGCCCTTCCAGTGACAGCGATCGCGCAGTCCGCGGACGGAGCATGGCAAGCGACGGCACGTTTCGGTTCGATCACCTTGGTCCATCAAGTCAGTGGTGAATGGAAGCAGATCACGAACGAGCTTGGGAAAATCAATTCACTCTCATTCAACCAGGATGGCTC
Proteins encoded:
- a CDS encoding DUF1553 domain-containing protein, yielding MSSGIVSHAIAETAESSIVWLPPQINLSHAGDLQRVSLAESNDGNAGAVIDDVVVESSGPNIVQVIGQTLHAVSDGTVQVTATTKTGETTSIEVNVSGTGKPHPWSFRNDVQSVLAKQGCNMGACHGALAGKGGFVLSLRGYDSDADFRSITRQARGRRIEMADPGRSLLLAKPTGALPHKGGLRLDTDSRDYEILAQWIASGAAAPADEDALIERITVTPENAKLGLGDRSQVLVTAHYSNGGSRDVTHWAQFTATDEAVAGVDENGRVQINGSGEAAVLVWYASKVALARMTVPYPNQVETRVYASAPRRNFIDKLNLQQLETLQLPPSDRCDDASFLRRATLDTIGRLPTQSERTHYFSLPEHQRRDALIDQLLAAESFTDYWSYKWSDVLVINGNKLRPVAVKSYYDWLHESVRTNKPWDVLVREILTSTGSSATNGATNFFAVNQTPEEMTESACQSFLGLSIGCAKCHNHPLEKWTNDQYYAMANLFSRVRAKGWGGDSRNGDGLRQLYVSTSGELVQPNLGKAQPPAPLDSEPMAFDDPRDRREVLAEWLTEPSNPYFARSITNRIWANYFGRGLVEQVDDLRLSNPASNETLLDAASQHLIDARFDLKTLMRTILQSETYQRSSLSVAGNREDPMYLSHYAPRRLMAEVLLDSMDQVLGTSTSFTEIAFAGADKQKTEFYQAGTRAIELYDSAVDSYFLKTFGRNPREIVCECERDAEPSMVQVLHLSNGETLNPKLNDPASLPSLAATESWGRDEYLDTLFRRALSRVPTAAERRSLVSVMEEYGDDQITAMRDVAWSVLTSVEFTYNH
- a CDS encoding glycoside hydrolase family 5 protein; this translates as MSVRTPGVGFRLPQWLPVMVLFAAGLIGSSSTNLTAQSSDDEMATDGEMILFGENPQTNIHITSQNAQIERSPNGAVQLTVPPSNGYPNVQFNVTNTPLRLNTFDALEADVFNPGDQPVKVVLSTRNPRSQGRDGSSAAAATVPANSSGVIRVAFGSWHGQTDVVFDAAKIQSVSVMIEKPDQESSIVIQRIRAVSESRLLEQLKTTEFFRAQTPFFGRGVNIGNTLEAPREGDWGPRLEAKHLDQIQQAGFDSVRVPVRWSTHASNTSPYTIDPQFMQRVRWVVDEALRRDLKVMINIHHYEGLYADPEQHHDRFLALWRQIADEFAGAPDDLVFEVLNEPHENLDAGRWNRLMADSLPIIREQHPQRTIVVGPANFNSIEALQFLKLPEDRDNLVATFHYYSPFQFTHQGASWLGDESKQWKGTTWTGTPEQQKAVRNDLDRALRWSVENEIPIYLGEFGAYQEADIDSRNQWTRFVADEAIERRIGIAYWEFYSGFGIYDPQKDEWRPTLRDAILGK
- a CDS encoding DUF1501 domain-containing protein encodes the protein MLNLTSRAKTHTCNGTTRRDFLQVGTLGALGFGLPQLLAAEAAGAAGKNTDRKSCIMIFNLGAPSQMDTFDPKPNAPAEVRGPFQTIATRGEFELTEILPKHAEIADKFSIVRSCYHTAAAVHDAGWQMLQTGRQFTGGVNYPHAGAVVEYLQGRRTDLPAHVVLPETMGRGGGNLPNGQAGGFLGKAYDPFALMADPSTANFKVPDLLPPASLPDVRIDRRRRMRDSIESHMARFEATESAKLFDANFEAAYRMMNSPEARMAFDLSKEPTAVRERYGMNRFGQCCLLARRLIEAGVRFVTINTFLTVFNEVTWDIHGSKPFTTIEGMKNIVAPMYDQAYSALITDLHDRGLLEDTMVCGLAEFGRTPKVNPAGGRDHWPQCFSCTFAGGGVVGGRAVGKSDPVGGVPADRPTNPGEIIATIFKAMDLDLHAELPGPGGRPFPLVDFGVREIKELFA